A stretch of the Marivirga tractuosa DSM 4126 genome encodes the following:
- a CDS encoding tetratricopeptide repeat protein: MNKKILILGLIILFPFSLLSQYAFVNTKADDIYQDGVEYFEQKQYTAAQNKFEEYQNHKNNERLKAENAEYYSALISIYLYHSDGEKRVKSFVEFHPTHPKASEAYFELGNFYFREKNYAKSIQYYEKTDDDKLRGEDKTHFQFKLAYAYFSRRAFDEALPYFNRLKRRDNQYQSASNYYAGYIYFEQKDFDEALIDLERAAENDTYKVSTANMMANIYYQRGQYQKLIDYAEDLLPRLSRLEAQNVKLLIADAYFEQNKFSEANEYFQEYRSGNKGKLDRELLYRMGYVAYQMKDYDEAIKLFEEVGIAKDSLSQYNAYYLGGLYLRQENYRYSSNAYEQAKLLNYNQDIAEESHFQLAKLNLKQGNTANAVAELSSFIEKHPNSSYLTQANELLSEAYLNSNAYEQAIEFLESINNKSIKLKEAYQKVTFYQGAEYFNQANYYRAMQLFKKSVDYPQNKSLLGETYFWMGESFSTGKKFKDAISSYEKSMRNSNSSDGWYANLNYGLAHAYYNDKQFEKSLQYFKEYLKNGKSATYYEDAVIRLADCYYVTKNYSLAINYYQKAIDDRNSNSDYAYFQKGVVNSIDGEIKLANQSFDKVIKDYSNSNYYDNAIFQKAQLAFESGQYETAINGFSNLLKNLPQSPLRPYAYSKRALAYFNLQQYENAEEDYTLILQNYLTHSTANGALAGLQELYSIMDKEGDLEQYLIAYKNANPNDGEVTKIEFDAAQSLYFNQKYDRAISSFKAYIDNYPDHSLTADARYYLADSYYRNDQLNEALGLFYQVVEDNNTSFNKRSIQKIAEIELNNEEFDKARLYFTKLLDQAENKKDKYNAYTGLMEIAKAKSDYSKMIMYADLILEEAAVNANAINEAYLNKGMANYNQGKYDEAKISFQNAVDAAKDEYAAESQYMIALMQYNSQAHQESINTLFELNKQFGSYPHWLGKSFLLIADNYYAMEEIFQAKATLNSIIENADSKVLKDEAQLKLDLIEEEQGDAQNKQDSTEKSVKMEEVIENDSTKN, translated from the coding sequence ATGAATAAAAAGATTCTAATTCTAGGACTCATTATCTTGTTTCCTTTTTCCTTATTGAGTCAATATGCTTTTGTAAACACTAAAGCGGATGACATTTATCAAGATGGAGTGGAATATTTTGAGCAAAAGCAATATACTGCTGCTCAAAACAAATTCGAGGAATACCAAAACCATAAAAATAATGAGAGATTAAAAGCAGAAAATGCAGAGTATTACAGTGCTCTCATTTCCATTTACTTATACCATTCTGATGGTGAAAAAAGGGTTAAATCTTTTGTGGAATTTCATCCTACACATCCTAAAGCTTCGGAAGCTTATTTTGAATTGGGAAATTTCTATTTCAGGGAGAAAAATTATGCGAAATCAATCCAATATTATGAAAAGACTGATGATGATAAGCTTAGAGGAGAGGACAAAACCCATTTTCAGTTTAAATTAGCCTATGCTTATTTTAGCAGAAGGGCATTTGATGAAGCCTTACCTTATTTTAATCGATTAAAAAGACGCGATAATCAATATCAATCTGCTTCTAATTACTATGCAGGCTATATCTATTTTGAACAAAAGGATTTTGATGAAGCATTGATTGATTTAGAACGAGCAGCTGAAAATGATACTTATAAGGTATCTACAGCCAATATGATGGCTAATATTTACTACCAAAGAGGTCAATATCAAAAGTTGATTGATTATGCCGAGGATTTATTACCTCGCTTAAGTAGGCTAGAGGCTCAGAATGTCAAATTGCTAATTGCAGATGCCTATTTTGAACAGAATAAATTTTCTGAAGCAAACGAATATTTTCAAGAATACAGAAGTGGAAATAAAGGTAAGCTTGATAGGGAGCTGCTGTATAGAATGGGTTATGTTGCCTATCAAATGAAAGATTATGATGAGGCAATTAAACTTTTTGAAGAAGTTGGAATTGCTAAAGACTCGCTTTCACAGTACAATGCCTATTATTTGGGAGGATTATATCTGAGGCAAGAGAACTATAGATATTCTTCTAATGCTTATGAGCAAGCAAAACTTTTGAATTACAATCAAGATATTGCAGAGGAAAGTCATTTTCAATTAGCCAAGCTTAACTTAAAGCAAGGAAATACTGCCAATGCCGTAGCAGAGCTTTCTTCCTTTATCGAAAAGCATCCCAACAGCAGTTATTTAACACAAGCCAATGAATTACTGAGTGAAGCCTATTTGAATTCTAATGCTTATGAACAAGCTATTGAGTTTTTAGAATCAATTAATAACAAATCAATAAAATTAAAGGAAGCCTATCAGAAAGTGACCTTCTACCAAGGCGCTGAATATTTTAATCAAGCAAATTATTACCGTGCCATGCAGCTGTTCAAAAAATCGGTGGACTATCCGCAAAACAAATCATTGCTAGGCGAGACTTACTTTTGGATGGGAGAATCATTTTCTACCGGCAAAAAGTTTAAAGATGCGATCTCATCTTATGAAAAGTCCATGAGGAATAGCAATAGTTCCGATGGCTGGTATGCAAATTTGAATTACGGATTAGCCCATGCTTATTATAATGACAAGCAATTCGAAAAATCATTGCAATATTTTAAAGAATATTTAAAGAATGGGAAGTCAGCCACTTATTATGAAGATGCTGTAATCCGCTTGGCAGATTGCTATTATGTGACTAAGAATTATAGCTTAGCCATCAACTATTATCAAAAAGCCATAGATGACAGGAATTCAAATAGTGATTATGCCTATTTTCAAAAAGGAGTGGTTAATAGCATAGATGGAGAAATTAAGCTAGCCAATCAGAGTTTTGATAAAGTAATTAAGGATTACTCCAATTCAAATTATTATGACAACGCCATATTCCAGAAAGCGCAACTGGCATTTGAATCTGGTCAATACGAAACCGCAATTAATGGTTTTTCCAATCTGTTGAAAAACTTGCCACAGAGTCCATTAAGACCTTATGCTTATTCTAAAAGGGCTTTGGCATATTTTAACTTGCAGCAATATGAAAACGCAGAAGAAGACTACACTTTGATTTTGCAGAATTACCTTACCCACTCAACAGCTAATGGAGCTTTAGCTGGATTGCAAGAATTGTATTCAATTATGGACAAGGAAGGTGATTTAGAGCAATATTTAATAGCTTATAAGAATGCGAACCCTAATGATGGAGAAGTCACCAAGATTGAATTTGATGCTGCCCAATCGCTGTATTTCAATCAGAAATATGATCGGGCAATTTCATCTTTCAAGGCTTATATTGATAATTATCCTGACCATTCTTTAACAGCTGATGCTAGATACTATTTGGCTGATTCTTACTATAGGAATGATCAACTAAATGAAGCTTTGGGATTGTTCTATCAGGTAGTGGAAGATAATAATACATCTTTCAATAAGCGTTCCATTCAAAAAATTGCGGAAATTGAATTGAATAATGAAGAATTTGACAAAGCACGTTTGTATTTTACTAAACTATTGGATCAGGCTGAGAATAAAAAAGATAAGTACAATGCTTATACAGGCTTAATGGAAATTGCCAAGGCAAAATCAGATTACAGTAAAATGATTATGTATGCTGATTTGATCTTGGAAGAAGCAGCTGTGAATGCCAATGCCATTAATGAAGCCTATTTAAATAAAGGAATGGCAAACTACAATCAGGGAAAATATGATGAAGCTAAAATAAGTTTCCAAAACGCTGTGGATGCTGCCAAAGATGAATATGCCGCAGAATCTCAATATATGATCGCACTTATGCAATACAATTCCCAAGCACATCAAGAATCCATCAATACACTATTTGAATTAAATAAGCAGTTTGGTTCTTATCCGCATTGGTTGGGAAAATCCTTTTTGTTAATTGCAGATAATTACTACGCAATGGAGGAGATTTTCCAGGCAAAAGCTACCTTAAATTCTATCATTGAAAATGCTGATTCTAAAGTGCTTAAAGATGAAGCTCAGTTAAAACTTGATTTAATTGAAGAGGAGCAAGGAGATGCTCAAAATAAGCAGGATAGTACTGAAAAATCGGTTAAAATGGAAGAAGTAATTGAAAATGACTCTACAAAAAATTAA